Proteins encoded by one window of Geoalkalibacter sp.:
- a CDS encoding UDP-N-acetylmuramoyl-tripeptide--D-alanyl-D-alanine ligase, producing MKLDLATIARVTGGTLLPPGAGGTVEGVSSDSRSIESGELFVPLRGENFDGHDFLVQAARRGAAACLSEEIVAGFPVPVILVQDTLRAMGDLAADWRLRLEGSLVAVTGSSGKTTTKEMLAAILEQTGAGLKTEGNFNNLIGVPLTLFKLQPEEHRWAVIEMGMSARGEIARLAEIARPRIGIITNIGPAHLEVLQGIEGVARAKGELFAALPVGGTAIVNADDARTRELPVANGVRRLLFGESEAAQVRAREIRIHGPEAAFTLCLDGEEILVRLRVPGRHNVLNALAAAAAAHALGIAPALIARGLGRYRPIAGRLNLANLPGGALLIDDSYNANPLSVKAALATLDELPGGGRRIAVLGDMLELGQEAARLHREIGAEAARRCDLLIVLGQMAQELAAGARAAGMAESRVWAARDHQEIVVRLRNILERGDRLLVKGSRGMKMEKICALLQERQEFRLAVVI from the coding sequence CCGGCGGGACGGTTGAGGGAGTTTCCAGCGACAGCCGCTCCATCGAATCAGGGGAGCTGTTCGTGCCTCTGCGCGGGGAGAATTTCGACGGCCACGATTTCCTGGTTCAGGCGGCCCGCCGCGGTGCCGCCGCCTGTCTGTCCGAGGAGATCGTCGCCGGGTTCCCCGTGCCGGTGATTCTGGTGCAGGATACCCTGCGGGCCATGGGTGATCTGGCCGCGGACTGGCGACTGCGCCTTGAGGGCTCCTTGGTGGCGGTGACCGGCTCCTCGGGCAAGACCACCACCAAGGAGATGCTCGCCGCGATCCTCGAGCAAACGGGGGCCGGGCTCAAAACCGAGGGCAATTTCAACAACCTCATCGGGGTCCCCCTGACCCTGTTCAAGCTGCAACCCGAGGAGCATCGCTGGGCGGTCATCGAAATGGGCATGAGCGCCCGCGGCGAAATCGCCCGCTTGGCGGAGATCGCCCGCCCGCGGATCGGCATCATCACCAACATCGGTCCCGCGCATCTCGAAGTTCTGCAGGGCATCGAGGGGGTGGCGCGGGCCAAGGGCGAACTCTTTGCCGCCTTGCCGGTCGGCGGCACCGCCATCGTCAACGCCGATGACGCCCGAACCCGCGAATTGCCGGTGGCCAACGGGGTGCGCCGGCTGCTGTTCGGCGAGAGCGAAGCAGCGCAGGTGCGCGCGCGCGAGATCCGCATTCATGGGCCTGAGGCGGCTTTCACGCTTTGTCTGGACGGAGAGGAAATCCTGGTGCGCCTGCGCGTGCCGGGGCGCCACAATGTATTGAACGCCCTTGCGGCGGCCGCCGCGGCTCATGCCCTGGGCATCGCGCCGGCTTTGATCGCCCGTGGCCTGGGGCGCTACCGCCCCATCGCCGGGCGTCTCAATCTGGCCAACCTGCCCGGTGGGGCCCTGCTCATCGACGACAGTTACAATGCCAATCCCCTCTCGGTCAAAGCGGCCCTGGCCACCCTGGATGAACTGCCGGGCGGCGGGCGGCGCATCGCCGTGCTGGGCGACATGCTGGAGCTTGGGCAGGAGGCCGCCCGCCTGCATCGGGAAATCGGCGCCGAGGCGGCGCGGCGCTGCGATCTGCTCATCGTGCTCGGCCAGATGGCGCAGGAACTTGCCGCGGGTGCCCGGGCGGCGGGGATGGCCGAGAGTCGGGTGTGGGCCGCGCGCGATCACCAGGAAATCGTCGTCCGCCTGCGCAATATTCTGGAGCGGGGCGACCGGTTACTGGTCAAGGGGTCGCGGGGCATGAAAATGGAGAAAATCTGTGCACTGCTGCAGGAACGTCAGGAGTTCCGGCTGGCCGTGGTGATCTGA